In Candidatus Woesearchaeota archaeon, the genomic window CATTGCATACGGGGCAAAAAAAATCATCGCTAACTTTTTCAAAGGTTTTTCCTTCTTTAGTTTCGTCGTAAATCCAGTTACAAATAGTGCACCTATATTTACTCATGCATAATTTTAAAGAGATTATATTATATAAAGTTTTAGTTTTTTTGTCGGTGTATAGCTTTTGTCAGTTTAGTTGTGTATATAATTATGAAAAATAAGTCAAGCTTAAATGGATTATATTAAAATCTATTTTTACTATTGACTATTCCTTTCTTTGCATCTTTGGATAAATACCGGGGTTCATAAATACTTTAGAAGTAATTACTGCAAGTCCTTTTTGCGCATTTTTCATTTCGTTTGAATGCATTTGTGACATTCCGATGCATATTAATTCATCTTTTAATGTCATAACAGCAACAAGTTCGTCTGCCTGTATTCCTGTTTCTATTTTTGCAATGCCCGGTGCGTTTAAATTTGCGCCGTTGCATAATGTATTAACAGTTGAATCAGTTACCCAGATTTTAAATAAATGTCCAACTCCGGTTTCAAGAGGCAAAATCATTTTTTTAAGTAATCTTTCGTTGCCTTCTTCTTTATATATTTGAAACCCATCAGTTAAATTGTGCAATGTGACTGCATCCTTCTCTTGAAATGGTCCGGCTTTGCTTCTTCTAAGTTCCGCCATATGGGCGCCAGTTTTTAATTTCACGCCGATATCAGTGCATAATTTTCTCATATATGTGCCGGCCTGGCATCCAACCCTCATTAACACATCCTGGCCGTTATTTTCAATTATGTCAATATAATATATTTTTCTATATCTCCACTGTCTTTTAACAGCAGATTTAATCGGGGGAAGCTGTTTAATTTTCCCGATAAATGAACGGATAGTTTCGGTTAATACATTTGTATCAATTTCTTTGTGCACATGCATCAGCATAATATATTCTTTCCCTGCCGGCAACAATGCTTGAACAATTTTTGTTCCTGTACCGAGCGCAACTGGAAGTACACCAGTGACATTAGGATCTAATGTGCCTGAATGCCCGCTTTTATTAATACCGAGAATTTTTTGCACATATGCCGAGACTTGGTGAGAGGTTGGTCCTGCAG contains:
- a CDS encoding RNA-guided pseudouridylation complex pseudouridine synthase subunit Cbf5 gives rise to the protein METLLPFEKIEKTVLIKRDTKTGANYGKRPEDRTISELIESGIIIVDKPAGPTSHQVSAYVQKILGINKSGHSGTLDPNVTGVLPVALGTGTKIVQALLPAGKEYIMLMHVHKEIDTNVLTETIRSFIGKIKQLPPIKSAVKRQWRYRKIYYIDIIENNGQDVLMRVGCQAGTYMRKLCTDIGVKLKTGAHMAELRRSKAGPFQEKDAVTLHNLTDGFQIYKEEGNERLLKKMILPLETGVGHLFKIWVTDSTVNTLCNGANLNAPGIAKIETGIQADELVAVMTLKDELICIGMSQMHSNEMKNAQKGLAVITSKVFMNPGIYPKMQRKE